A single region of the Sorghum bicolor cultivar BTx623 chromosome 9, Sorghum_bicolor_NCBIv3, whole genome shotgun sequence genome encodes:
- the LOC8076935 gene encoding uncharacterized protein LOC8076935: protein MLAQLCRRRLTIPLSPILAAAAASGKNPIHSNHARALLSQSDSSSSAVEAAPDRKPCPTTVSYLVSCGVSPAVAAARKVRIRDTARADAVQALLREYGFSDADITRTVRSDPLLLTFDPDRTIRPKLDFFLSLGIQPRLLATDPHIFARSLDKHIIPCVEYLRTILGSDDNIRVAVSRVPRALMADLDSTMRPAVEAFLSQGLSKEAIAKLFVIHMGMIKTSPERIREAFHDLKALGFRVTDTGFLYAFRVICSLRRETWVRKVALFQSFGVSEAHLLRAFKTQPTILLVGEETLKKKFRFFLDVMKVEMDDVMAQPLTLALSLEKNIMPKCAVLSVLMREGKIRIERSQKLIPPLLSNSKVFSQRYVLRYAKDVPDVVKAFEGKIKFQGFGCLGIRS from the coding sequence ATGCTTGCGCAGTTGTGCCGGCGGCGGCTCACCATCCCCCTCTCCCCaatcctcgccgccgccgccgccagcggcAAGAACCCCATCCACTCCAACCACGCGCGCGCCCTCCTCTCTCAAAGTGACTCCTCCTCGTCCGCCGTCGAGGCGGCGCCCGACCGCAAGCCCTGCCCCACCACGGTCTCCTACCTGGTTTCCTGCGGTGTCTcccccgccgtcgccgccgctcgCAAGGTCCGCATCCGGGACACAGCCCGGGCTGACGCCGTTCAGGCCCTCCTGCGCGAGTACGGCTTCTCCGACGCGGATATCACCCGCACGGTGCGTAGTGACCCGCTGCTGCTCACCTTCGATCCCGACCGCACCATTCGCCCCAAGCTCGACTTCTTCCTCTCGCTCGGGATCCAGCCTCGCTTGCTCGCCACCGACCCCCACATCTTCGCGCGCAGCCTCGACAAGCACATCATACCCTGCGTCGAGTACCTCCGCACCATCCTGGGCTCCGATGACAACATCCGCGTCGCCGTCTCCCGCGTGCCCCGCGCGCTCATGGCCGACCTCGACAGCACCATGCGCCCCGCCGTCGAGGCGTTCCTCAGCCAGGGTCTCTCCAAGGAAGCCATCGCCAAGCTTTTCGTGATCCACATGGGAATGATCAAGACATCGCCCGAGCGCATCCGCGAGGCCTTCCATGACCTCAAGGCGCTCGGCTTCCGCGTCACGGATACGGGCTTCCTCTACGCCTTCCGCGTGATTTGCAGCCTTAGGAGGGAGACGTGGGTGCGCAAGGTGGCGCTTTTCCAGAGCTTCGGGGTGTCCGAGGCTCACCTGCTCAGAGCGTTCAAGACGCAGCCCACCATACTGCTCGTCGGAGAAGAGACCTTGAAGAAGAAGTTCAGGTTTTTCCTGGACGTGATGAAGGTTGAGATGGATGATGTGATGGCGCAGCCACTGACTCTGGCATTGAGCTTGGAGAAGAATATCATGCCAAAGTGCGCCGTGCTGAGCGTGTTGATGAGGGAGGGTAAGATTAGGATTGAGCGGTCACAGAAGTTGATTCCGCCACTGCTTTCCAATTCTAAGGTCTTCTCGCAGAGGTATGTGTTGAGGTATGCTAAGGATGTGCCTGATGTTGTTAAGGCATTTGAGGGCAAGATTAAATTTCAAGGGTTTGGCTGTTTGGGGATCAGAAGTTAG